Genomic DNA from Haloarcula marina:
CCGTCCCACTTCGCCCATTCACGGTGGGCGCTGGCGACGGCGGCGACTTCGGCGGTGTCGAGACGACCCCGTTCGGTCAGCACCGCCGTCACCGCCTCGGGCGGCGTCACGTCGAAGGTAGGATTCGCCACCGCGAGGTCGGCGTCGCCGTCGTACACCTCGGCCGCGTCGCGGGGTTCGAGGTCGTAGTCGGCCGTCGTCGCCACCTTGTCGGTGGCCGCCACGACGAAGCAGTCGGCGTCCGCGCTCGCCGCGCCGAGGGCCGCCGCGCGGGTTCCGACCTTGTTCACCACGCGTCCGTCCGGGAGGATGCGGTCGGCCCCCACGAGGACGGCGTCGGCGTCCCACTCGGCCAGTTCGAAGGGGAAGGCGGCGTCCGTCGTCACCGTCACCGCCGTCTCGTCGGCCAGTGATTCGGCGACGCCGACGCCTTCGCCGCCGGGCCGGGACTCGGCGACCAACACCGCCTCGGGCGCGGCGTCCCGAATCGCCGTCTCCACCGTGCCGGACCGCGAGAGCGTCGCCACCCGGGCCGGGAGCGTCTCGGCGGCCACTCGGGCGGCCTCACGGTCGCCCGTTATCGCTCGCTCGATACCGTCTCGGGCCGTCGTCTCGACGGCGTCGGGCGTTCGCTCGTCGCTCGCGGCCAGCATGACGCGGTTGACGCGGTTTTCGAGGACGGCCATCGACGGTCGAGCGTGCCTGAGGATTCGAGCGAGCGCCGCTAGCCCATCCCAGTCGTCGCGCTCGCGTTCTG
This window encodes:
- a CDS encoding NUDIX domain-containing protein, with the translated sequence MDERAVVTCFLRNDGEVLLLRRSDAVGSYPGKWGGVAGHVADDADTDRDPETAARAEIAEETGLADAATLVAAGDPFPVDDEARGTRWLVNPFLFDCASRAVTTNEETVETAWVHPPEILRRETVPRLWTSYDRVRPRVATVRDDRTHGSAWLSLRALEVLRDEAALAAEGRRADEVERAERERDDWDGLAALARILRHARPSMAVLENRVNRVMLAASDERTPDAVETTARDGIERAITGDREAARVAAETLPARVATLSRSGTVETAIRDAAPEAVLVAESRPGGEGVGVAESLADETAVTVTTDAAFPFELAEWDADAVLVGADRILPDGRVVNKVGTRAAALGAASADADCFVVAATDKVATTADYDLEPRDAAEVYDGDADLAVANPTFDVTPPEAVTAVLTERGRLDTAEVAAVASAHREWAKWDGQS